Proteins encoded in a region of the Neodiprion virginianus isolate iyNeoVirg1 chromosome 2, iyNeoVirg1.1, whole genome shotgun sequence genome:
- the LOC124298313 gene encoding probable serine hydrolase yields the protein MLSQIYSRKIIQHVAAGARNFYRNSYNSNQDATEVEIPVPWGKIAGKWWGPNDRQPILAFHGWQDNAATFDTLIPLLPKGTSVLAVDMPGHGYSSWSPAGIPYSLMNTVLLVRRIVKFYDWRKIKFMGHSMGSMVVFLYAAYFPQEIDFGIGIDLVKPPSIDVNKYNKVITEHAEEILRIEARKTDPPTYSDEEIMHKWIKGTNYSIDEAACRLLMKRGVKEVARDEFIFSKDPRLITYTSFDSGYTHDHILKLAERIICPYRLIKASDSPFYQDKELVLETVEKMSTNSSDFTYTVVPGKHHLHLTHPERVTEILNPFLEKHNN from the exons AACGGAAGTTGAGATCCCCGTACCGTGGGGCAAGATAGCTG GTAAATGGTGGGGGCCAAATGACCGGCAGCCAATTTTGGCGTTTCATGGATGGCAGGATAATGCAGCAACGTTCGATACGTTGATCCCGTTGCTACCCAAGGGAACTTCTGTACTTGCGGTAGACATGCCCGGTCACGGATATTCATCTTGGTCACCAGCAGGGATACCATATTCATTGATGAACACTGTCTTGCTAGTTAGAAGGATAGTCAAATTTTATGATtggaggaaaataaaattcatggGTCACTCGATGGGCAGCATGGTCGTATTTTTGTACGCAGCGTATTTCCCTCAAGAAATCGACTTTGGCATCGGTATTGACCTCGTGAAGCCACCCTCTATAGATGTCAACAAATATAACAAAGTAATCACCGAGCATGCAGAAGAGATCCTTAGAATAGAAGCGAGAAAAACGGACCCACCTACTTACAGTGACGAAGAAATTATGCACAAATGGATAAAGGGGACAAATTATTCTATAGACGAGGCAGCTTGCAGGCTGCTTATGAAACGAGGAGTTAAAGAAGTTGCAAGGGACGAATTTATATTCAGTAAAGATCCAAGACTGATCACATATACTTCTTTTGACTCCGGCTACACCCATGACCACATCTTAAAACTAGCCGAACGAATCATTTGCCCATACAGGCTGATTAAAGCTTCAGATTCGCCCTTTTATCAGGATAAGGAGCTGGTACTTGAAACTGTTGAGAAAATGAGTACAAATAGTTCAGACTTTACCTATACTGTAGTGCCTGGTAAACACCATTTACATTTAACTCACCCCGAAAGAGTGACCGAAATACTCAATCCATTTTTAGAAAAGCATAATAACTAG
- the LOC124298305 gene encoding 6-phosphofructo-2-kinase/fructose-2,6-bisphosphatase 1 isoform X2, with amino-acid sequence MSKPAIEMHYTPPTSDTIQTKPFPIRGERSNYVNKPHVIAMVGLPARGKTYISKKLCRYLNWIGINTKVFNLGEYRRHATTAYQCHEFFRPDNIKAMAIRTQCAIDALNDVCQWLENGDGEVAVFDATNSTIERRRMIHDIVVRKMGFKLFFVESVCNDPEIVEQNIMEVKVSSPDYTDMNKEAVLADFMMRIEHYQEKYNPLDESCEVDLSFMKIYNTGEKVLVHKHEGHIQSRIVYYLMNIHIVPRTIYLTRHGESIMNLEGRIGGNSALSSRGHEYSNALAQFIAQQDIQGLRVWTSWLQRTIQTATGVQAPQERWKALNEIDAGICEEMTYEEIAEKYPTDFAARDQNKFSYRYPRGESYEDLVARLEPVIMELERQGNVLVVTHQAVLRCLLAYFLDKSSDELPYLSVPLHTIMKLTPVAYGCKVEHIRLPIDAVDTHRPKPKN; translated from the exons atgTCCAAGCCCGCAATTGAGATGCATTACACACCGCCGACTTCGGACACTATTCAGACAAAGCCCTTTCCTATCAGAG GGGAACGTTCAAATTACGTGAACAAGCCACACGTAATAGCCATGGTTGGGCTGCCGGCACGGGGTAAAACTTATATATCGAAAAAGCTGTGCCGATACTTGAATTGGATCGGTATAAATACGAAAGTATTTAATTTGGGGGAATACCGGAGGCATGCGACAACGGCATATCAATGTCACGAGTTTTTCAGACCTGACAATATCAAAGCGATGGCGATAAGAACGCAATGTGCCATTGACGCATTGAACGACGTTTGCCAATGGTTGGAAAACGGCGACGGCGAAGTCGCGGTTTTCGACGCAACGAATTCGACCATCGAGAGGAGAAGGATGATACACGACATTGTCGTTAGAAAAATGggtttcaaattgtttttcgtCGAGTCTGTTTGCAACGATCCCGAAATCGTTGAACAAAATATAATGGAG GTAAAAGTAAGCAGTCCTGATTACACCGACATGAACAAGGAAGCCGTATTAGCTGACTTTATGATGCGGATAGAACATTATCAAGAGAAGTATAACCCGTTGGATGAGAGCTGCGAAGTCGACCTGTcgtttatgaaaatttacaacacGGGAGAAAAAGTTCTGGTCCACAAACACGAGGGACATATTCAGAGCAGAATAGTTTATTACTTAatgaatatacatattgtGCCTCGAACTATATACTTGACCAGACACGGTGAAAGTATTATGAATCTTGAAGGAAGAATAGGTGGTAATTCTGCTCTCAGCTCTAGAGGACACGAATACAGCAACGCGCTAGCTCAATTCATCGCGCAGCAGGATATACAGGGTTTGAGGGTTTGGACCAGCTGGCTTCAGAGGACTATACAAACCGCGACTGGAGTCCAAGCTCCACAAGAACGGTGGAAAGCTTTGAATGAAATCGATGCG GGAATTTGTGAGGAAATGACCTATGAAGAAATAGCTGAGAAATATCCAACTGATTTTGCGGCAAGGGaccaaaataaattttcatacagGTACCCCAGAGGTGAAAGTTACGAGGATTTAGTTGCTCGACTAGAGCCAGTCATTATGGAATTGGAACGTCAGGGTAATGTTCTCGTTGTGACTCATCAGGCTGTACTACGATGTTTGCTTGCCTATTTTCTGGATAAAAGTTCAG acGAGTTACCATACTTGAGTGTTCCACTACACACTATTATGAAGCTAACACCTGTGGCTTACGGATGCAAAGTTGAGCACATCAGGTTGCCGATAGATGCAGTGGATACTCATCGGCCAAAACCAAAG AATTGA
- the LOC124298305 gene encoding 6-phosphofructo-2-kinase/fructose-2,6-bisphosphatase 1 isoform X1, whose amino-acid sequence MSKPAIEMHYTPPTSDTIQTKPFPIRGERSNYVNKPHVIAMVGLPARGKTYISKKLCRYLNWIGINTKVFNLGEYRRHATTAYQCHEFFRPDNIKAMAIRTQCAIDALNDVCQWLENGDGEVAVFDATNSTIERRRMIHDIVVRKMGFKLFFVESVCNDPEIVEQNIMEVKVSSPDYTDMNKEAVLADFMMRIEHYQEKYNPLDESCEVDLSFMKIYNTGEKVLVHKHEGHIQSRIVYYLMNIHIVPRTIYLTRHGESIMNLEGRIGGNSALSSRGHEYSNALAQFIAQQDIQGLRVWTSWLQRTIQTATGVQAPQERWKALNEIDAGICEEMTYEEIAEKYPTDFAARDQNKFSYRYPRGESYEDLVARLEPVIMELERQGNVLVVTHQAVLRCLLAYFLDKSSDELPYLSVPLHTIMKLTPVAYGCKVEHIRLPIDAVDTHRPKPKVHGYLEERFRNRAQKLLT is encoded by the exons atgTCCAAGCCCGCAATTGAGATGCATTACACACCGCCGACTTCGGACACTATTCAGACAAAGCCCTTTCCTATCAGAG GGGAACGTTCAAATTACGTGAACAAGCCACACGTAATAGCCATGGTTGGGCTGCCGGCACGGGGTAAAACTTATATATCGAAAAAGCTGTGCCGATACTTGAATTGGATCGGTATAAATACGAAAGTATTTAATTTGGGGGAATACCGGAGGCATGCGACAACGGCATATCAATGTCACGAGTTTTTCAGACCTGACAATATCAAAGCGATGGCGATAAGAACGCAATGTGCCATTGACGCATTGAACGACGTTTGCCAATGGTTGGAAAACGGCGACGGCGAAGTCGCGGTTTTCGACGCAACGAATTCGACCATCGAGAGGAGAAGGATGATACACGACATTGTCGTTAGAAAAATGggtttcaaattgtttttcgtCGAGTCTGTTTGCAACGATCCCGAAATCGTTGAACAAAATATAATGGAG GTAAAAGTAAGCAGTCCTGATTACACCGACATGAACAAGGAAGCCGTATTAGCTGACTTTATGATGCGGATAGAACATTATCAAGAGAAGTATAACCCGTTGGATGAGAGCTGCGAAGTCGACCTGTcgtttatgaaaatttacaacacGGGAGAAAAAGTTCTGGTCCACAAACACGAGGGACATATTCAGAGCAGAATAGTTTATTACTTAatgaatatacatattgtGCCTCGAACTATATACTTGACCAGACACGGTGAAAGTATTATGAATCTTGAAGGAAGAATAGGTGGTAATTCTGCTCTCAGCTCTAGAGGACACGAATACAGCAACGCGCTAGCTCAATTCATCGCGCAGCAGGATATACAGGGTTTGAGGGTTTGGACCAGCTGGCTTCAGAGGACTATACAAACCGCGACTGGAGTCCAAGCTCCACAAGAACGGTGGAAAGCTTTGAATGAAATCGATGCG GGAATTTGTGAGGAAATGACCTATGAAGAAATAGCTGAGAAATATCCAACTGATTTTGCGGCAAGGGaccaaaataaattttcatacagGTACCCCAGAGGTGAAAGTTACGAGGATTTAGTTGCTCGACTAGAGCCAGTCATTATGGAATTGGAACGTCAGGGTAATGTTCTCGTTGTGACTCATCAGGCTGTACTACGATGTTTGCTTGCCTATTTTCTGGATAAAAGTTCAG acGAGTTACCATACTTGAGTGTTCCACTACACACTATTATGAAGCTAACACCTGTGGCTTACGGATGCAAAGTTGAGCACATCAGGTTGCCGATAGATGCAGTGGATACTCATCGGCCAAAACCAAAG gtaCATGGATACTTGGAGGAACGCTTTAGAAACAGAGCACAGAAACTGCTGACGTGA